The genomic window AGGCAGCTCGTGGCGCTTGGGAATTTGATCTGGTAGAACATAAGCAAGACCGGAACGATGAATCGGTCTTGCTGGAGATCAGTGGCCTCCGTCGCCGCTGAGCGGCACTTGCGGAGCTGACATGCTGAATCGGATCATCACCATTGCGAACCAGAAGGGTGGCGTCGGCAAAACGACGACCGCCATCAATTTAGCGACGGCCCTAGCGGCGATCGGCGAGAATGTCCTTGTGATCGATCTTGATCCCCAAGGCAATGCGAGCACGGGACTTGGCATCGAGCGGAAGGAGCGTCGGCTCTCAAGCTATGACCTGCTGACGAATTCTGCGACGTTAGAAGAGATCGTCGTACCGACGGCTGTTCCCAATCTGTCGATCGTGCCATCGACAATGGACCTGCTCGGTGTTGAGATGGAAATCTCGTCAGCCTCCGACCGTGTGCTGCGCGTAAAGAAGGCGCTGCAGACCGATGCCGCTCGCCGCTACAGTTATGTCCTGATCGATTGCCCGCCGTCGCTGAACCTTCTGACCATCAATGCCATGGTTGCCGCTCACTCTATCTTGGTTCCGCTGCAATGCGAGTTCTTTGCGCTGGAAGGTTTGAGCCAGTTGCTCGAAACCGTCGGCCAAGTCAGACAGACACTCAATCCAGCGCTTGATATCCAGGGGATAGTGCTGACCATGTATGATGCGCGCAACAACCTCGCCCAACAGGTGGTGGCCGACGTGCGCGAGCATCTGGGGGACAAGGTTTACACCACACTCATCCCTCGCAATGTGCGTGTTTCTGAAGCGCCGTCCTATGGTAAGCCGGCTATCATTTACGACCTCAAATGCGCTGGTAGCCAGGCTTACTTGCAACTGGCCTCTGAGGTTATCCAGCGCGAGCGTCGGCGGCGGGCCGCTTGATTGTCCGGATTGTCCAAGGAAGACATGATGAGTGAAGACACTTCAAAGAGACGCCTCGGCCGCGGATTGGCCGCCTTGATTGGCGAGATGGATCAGCCTGAAACAACGGCACCATCGCGTGCGAAAGCCGACAGTTTCGTTCCGATCGAGCATGTAACGCCGAATCCTAATAACCCTCGCCGCCAGTTTGATCCGGACGATCTCAAGGACCTCGCGGCGTCGATCAGCCAGCATGGTGTCGTGCAGCCTGTCGTCGTGCGCACGCGCGGGGCAGGGCGCTACGAGATCATTGCTGGTGAGCGGCGTTGGCGCGCATCGCAGCAGGCTGGGCTGGTCGAGATCCCAGTCATCGTTCGCGATGTGGACGACCGTACAGCGCTTGAGTTGGCGATCGTCGAGAACGTTCAGCGCGCCGATCTTAATCCATTGGAAGAAGCGCAGGGATATCAGCAGCTTATCGCGGAACACGGCTATACGCAGAACGATCTCGGCGACATCATCGGCAAAAGCCGCAGCCATGTTGCCAACAGTCTTCGGCTGTTGAAGCTGCCTGAAATCGTGCGGTCGATGCTTGCCGGTGGTCAGCTGTCATCGGGGCATGCGCGCGCCATCGCGGCGACGTCGGATCCAACCAAGCTGGCGCGCGAAATCGTCAGCAAGGGCCTGTCCGTTCGAGATGCAGAGCGCCTGGCCCAGAAAGATGCCGAAATCGGTGGTGCCGAAAGCGAGCCAACAAGAGCGGCTGCATCGAAGGACGCCGATACTCTGGCGCTCGAGCAGTCCTTGTCCAACGTGCTCGGTTTGAAGGTCGAAGTCAGCCACAAGTCACGCGGCGGCCATATCCGCATCGATTACAAGTCGCTGGATCAACTAGATGAGCTTTGCCGGCTGCTGGGCGCCAGAAGCTAATTTGCCGGCAAACTGACTAAGGATGATTAAGCGCGTTGCAAGCGAGCGGCGCGGGCCGATCGCACTGCCAGCGCTAGAAGTGCCTGCCTCGCGATCGCGTCCTCCAGCGCTGGCCGGCGCCGCGTTTCAAGGATAGCGGCCTGCAGGTGCGTGAGAGCCTGGCCGATCGCATCCATTCGCCAAGCGGCAAGCGCCTTCTCCAGGGCCGGCTTTCGCCGGAAATGCACGCGCCGACCTTGTTCTGCAACCACATTGCCGACGGGTTTGCCGTCCTGCTCGACCGAGGCCCGCATCGTTTCGAGAGCCTGGAACTGGCGTAGACAGCTTTGCAGGGCGAGGAAGACCGATGTCTTCGATGCCATGATCCGCCGCAGCGAAAGATCGAGCGCTTCGACGTCTCCCAACAACACTGCATCCACGGCTGCATCCACTGATAAAGCGGAGGCATCCCCTATCACCGCAAGGACGTCCTCTTCCTGGACGACGTCCTTGCCTTGGGCGTAGAGGGCAAGCTTCTGGATCTCGCCACGCGAGGCCAGGCGGTCACCGCCGATGAGGCTCGCGAGGAGTTCTCGTGCGGCCGAGGTCAGGCGTAGTCCTGCCGCCGACATCTCGCTGTCGATCAGCTCGTTTACGCTCCGCCCTTCATCGGCGTAGCAAGGCACGGCAAGCCCGGATTTCGCCTCCTCAACGAGTTTTCGAAGTCCTGTGCCCTTCTTGAGATCGCCGGCTTCGATGAGAACGAGGCAATCGTTGGGGGATTGTTTGCCAGCTCTCCGACCGCTTCCAGAACGCCGCGGTCGTTACCGGCACCCAGCAGCCGGACGAGCCGCAACCCGCCGAAGAGGCCGATGGCGCGCGCCTCGTCGACCAAACGGCCGGGATCGGAATTCACCGTACCCGCGTCTAGCCTCACGGCCGAAAAGGGATCGTCGGCATCAACTTTGCTCGCCGCAACCAGATTGCCCGCACGTTCAGCCACCAGTCCGCGATCGGGCCCATAAATCAGCACGATTGGCTGCGGGGGGAGGCCCTTGGCAATCAGGCGTTCGAATTCATGCGCCTTGATTTGAGCCACGGGCTGCCTCTGTCGTCAGGAACAGCGCGAGATCGGCTCTGAGGCGCTCTGCCAGCTCCCGCGCAGCACGATTTTCCGCATCCCGCGCGGCGCGTATATCGGCAAAGCCCTGCTCAAAACGGTCGTAGCTCGTTGTGACCGCTTGCCGGCGAAGAGCCACGACGTCCCCGGTTGCCGAATCCGTGATCTGGTATTCGGCGCGCACGGTCAGGTTCTGACCTGTTGCCCGACCATCGATCGGGTTGCGCAGAATCCCAACGTCGCTGCGGGTAACCGTGAGGTCAACGCGGTAGCGCGCGTCGGCTGGCTGCCCAGCGCCGCCGTGAAGCAGGAAGATCAGTTCGTTGCGAAGCTCCTGGCCGACCCGATCGTCAGCTGCCTCGATGATGATGTCTGCTGCCGGGCGGGCGGCCATGTCGTAACCGGGCGTCGACCGATCAGCATAAAGCGGCGTGACCTGGCAAGCGGAAAGCCCGAGGCACAGCGCCCCAGCTGTGAGGCGAAGAACAGGCCGGCCGATCGCACGGCGGATGTCAGACAACGACATTCACGATCCTCTGGGGAACGATGATGATTTTCCTAGGCTCGTTTCCAGCCATGGCTGCTTGTACGAAATCGAGCGCCAGCACGGCGGCTTTCACGTCATCTTGCGAGGCTTCTCGCGCGATTGTCAAATCGCCCCGCTTCTTGCCGTTGATCTGGACAGGCAGGAGGATTTCATCCTCCACCACCAGTGCAGGGTCGAAGTCCGGCCAAGCCGCCATGGAAACCATGCCGTCGTTTCCAAGCGCTGACCAGCACTCTTCGGCGAGGTGAGGGGTCATCGGTGCAATCAGGTGGACCAGGATTTCAACGGCCTCACGGCAGGCAGCCAGCATCTCAGGCTCCGCACCGCCCTTGGCGACCGACTGCAGCGGGACGGACAGAGCATTGGTCAGCTCGTAAATGCGCGCAACAGCCTTATTGAAGCTGAGACGTTCAAGATCTTCACCAACGGCTTTCAGCGCCTTGTGCGCGGCACGCGATACTTCGAGAGCAGGGCCAGAGGCGCCAGCGGTAGGCGCAATGCCCGATAGTGCCGGTGCCGATTCCTGCACCAGTCTCCAGACACGCTGGACAAACCGATGGGCGCCCTCGACGCCTGATTCGGTCCAGATGACATCGCGCTCAGGTGGTGAGTCCGACAGCATAAAGAAGCGCGCGGTGTCGGCGCCGAACGAGGCGATGATGTCGTCCGGATCGACGACGTTCTTTTTCGACTTCGACATCTTCTCGATCGAGCCGATCGTCAGCGCTTCGCCCGTTTCGAGATGGGTTGCGCGGCGGCTGCCCTCGACATCCTCGATCCGAACATCGGCAGGGGCCACCCAGCCGGCTTCACCCTTGTAGGTTTCGTGCACGACCATGCCTTGTGTGAACAAGCCCTTGAACGGCTCGTCCAGATCGAGATGGCCTGTCGCCTTCATCGCGCGGGTGAAGAAGCGCGAATAGAGAAGGTGCAAGATCGCGTGCTCAATGCCGCCAATATATTGGTCGACAGGCAGCCAGGCATTCGCCGTCTGGGGCTCGGTCGGCGCATCGGCGCGGGGCGCGGTGAAGCGGGCGAAATACCAGGAGGAATCGACGAAGGTGTCCATCGTGTCGGTTTCGCGACGCGCATCGGCACCGCATTGCGGGCAGGACACGTGGCGCCATGTGGGATGGCGGTCGAGCGGGTTGCCCGGCTTGTCGAAATTGATGTCGTCCGGCAGCTGCACCGGAAGGTCCGCCTTCGGCACCGGCACGACGCCGCACGCTTCGCAGTGGATCACGGGAATCGGGCATCCCCAGTAGCGCTGGCGCGAAATGCCCCAGTCGCGCAGGCGGTAGTTCAGCTTGCGTTCCGCCTGCGGCCGGCCGTTGATCTCCCTCTCGGCCAGTCGCTGTGCGACCTCCTCGAATGCTTCGTCAGGCGTCATGCCGTCGAGGAAGCAGGAGTTGATCATCACACCTTCGCCCGTGTAGGCCGTTTCGGTGATCTGGAACGACGCGGCGTCCGCATCCTTCGGCATCACCACCGGGGTTACCGGCAGACCGTAGCGATTGGCGAAATCGAGGTCGCGCTGGTCGCCGGACGGGCAGCCGAAGATCGCACCGGTGCCGTAATCCATCAGCACGAAGTTGGCGACATAGACCGGCAGCGTCCACGACGCGTCGAAGGGATGTTTCACGTGAATCCCTGTCGGGAAGCCCTTCTTCTCCGCAGTCTCAAGCGCAGCCAGCGAAGTGCCCGCACGTCGGCACTCCTCGCAGAAGGCTTCAAGTTCGGGGTTCGACGCAGCAGCCTGGCGCGCAAGCGGGTGATCCGGCGAGATCGCCATGAAGGACGCACCAAACAGCGTGTCGGGTCGCGTCGTATAGACTTCGAGCTCCGTCGCGCCTGCGGGCGCCGTTGCAGGGTCGATCTCCCAGCGGATGACGAGACCTTCGGACTTGCCGATCCAGTTCTTCTGCATGGTCCGGACCTTTTCCGGCCAGCGATCGAGACCGTCGAGCGCCGTCAGCAGGTCCTCGCTGAAATCGGTGATGCGGAAGAACCACTGCGTCAGCTCGCGCTGCTCGACGAGGGCGCCCGAACGCCAGCCACGGCCGTCGATCACCTGCTCATTGGCCAGAACCGTCTGGTCGATCGGATCCCAGTTGACCTTGGACTCGCGGCGATAGACGAGGCCCTTCTCCAGAAAGTCGAGGAAGAGATGCTGCTGGCGCTGATAATATTCCACGTCGCAGGTCGCAAATTCGCGGCTCCAGTCAAGCGACAGGCCCATCGATTTCAGCTGGCGCCGCATCGTGTCGATGTTCTGGTAGGTCCATTCCTTGGGATGAACCTTGTTCTGTATGGCAGCGTTCTCGGCCGGCATGCCAAACGCGTCCCAGCCCATCGGGTGCAGCACGTTGAAGCCGCGCGCTCTTTTATAGCGGGCAACGACATCGCCCATGGCGTAGTTGCGCACGTGACCCATGTGGATGCGCCCAGAGGGATAGGGAAACATCTCAAGCACGTAGTATTTCTCGCCGGCAGCATCATCCTTCGTTTCGAAGACCTGATCTTCGGCCCAGCGCGCCTGCCATTTCGGCTCGGTTTCGCGTGGATTGTATCGTTCGATCGCCATGGCTGCCTTGGAATTCCGGAACTGTCGGGAGTTGGGTGTGGGCGGGACCTTCACCATGAAACCCCATGATCGTCAACCATTCCAGCGCTCTCCACGCGCGCGGCGGCATTGCCGTGGTCGGCGCGCCGCGCTAGGTGCTGGTCGCAATCAGGGAGAGAGATGTGAGCGCAGTCGATAATCTGGCCGCCATCAAGCAGAAGATCAGCCGCGCTGAACGCAAGGCGGAGCGAGAAGCTGGCGACGTTGAGCTGGTGGCCGTCAGCAAGACATTCGAGGCGGAGGCCATTCGCCCGGTGATCGAAGCAGGACAGCGGGTGTTCGGCGAAAACCGTGTTCAGGAAGCGCAAGCCAAGTGGCCTGCGCTGCGAGCAGAGTTTCCCGATCTGGAACTGCATCTCATCGGGCCGCTGCAATCCAACAAGGCGGCCGATGCTGTGGCGCTGTTCGACGTGATCGAGACGGTGGATCGTGAAAAGATCGCGGCGGCTCTGGCTTCAGAATGCGCCAAGCAAAACCGGCAGCTTCAGTTCTACGTCCAGGTCAATATCGGCGAGGAGGAGCAGAAGGCGGGCATCTCCCCGATCGAGACGCTGGCGTTTGTCGAGCGCTGTCGCGACGTCCACAAGCTCGACGTGGTCGGGCTCATGTGCATTCCGCCGGTGGACGAAGCACCAGGCCCTCATTTCGCGCTGCTGCGAAAGCTGGCGCGGGAAGCCGGGGTCGAGAAGCTTTCCATGGGCATGTCCGCGGACTTCGAGATTGCGATCGGTTTCGGCGCAACCAGCGTGCGGGTTGGTTCAGCGATCTTCGGGACCCGCTGAACCCGGAAAAATCCTGTGATGCCTCCGACACCGTTGCATGCCATAAACGGGCAAAGCGATTGGATTGGGGGAAATCGATGGGTCGTTTGCGGGAAGGTCTGTCGCTTCATGCTCGCGCGGGCGCACTGTCGTGAGCGTTGTTTCTGAGGCAGTCTCGGAGAGCGAGCGCAAGCGCGGCATCTATGGCTGGATGGGATTCGACTGGGCGGCGCAGCCCTTCTTCACCGTCGTCATCACCTTCATCTTCGGCCCCTATTTCGTCTCGCAACTCGCGGACGACCCCGTGCGCGGGCAGGCATGGTGGGGCTACGCGATTGCGTTCTCGGGCTTGCTGATCGCCGTTCTCTCGCCGGTGCTCGGTGCCATTGCGGACCAGACGGGTGCGCGCAAGCGATGGATCGCAGCTTTTGCCTGCGTGAAGATCGTGGCGCTGGTTCTGCTATGGAACGCGGAGCCAGGCTCCGCCCTGATCTATCCGTTCCTGCTGATCGTCATCGCTTCGATCGCCGCGGAATTCTCGATCGTCTTCAACGATGCGATGATCCCGAGCCTCATGACCAGTCGGGAGATCGGGCGTTATTCCAATATCGCCTGGGGCCTCGGTTATCTGGGCGGCATGCTCGTTCTCATCTGCGTCGTCGCTCTCATGGCGGCGTCCGAGGAAACCGGGCTGACGCTGATCGGCCTGCCGCCGATCTTCGGGCTTGATCCTGCTGCAGGCGAAGCCGCCCGCGCTACCGGTCCGCTTGCCGCTGTCTGGTACCTCGTTTTCATCCTGCCGATGTTCCTGCTGACGCCGGACACGCCGCAAGTCAAACCACTGGGCGGCGCCGTCCGCGACGGATGGAGCGATCTCAAGGCAACTTGGGGGGAACTGCGCGAGCGCAAGGCGATCCTGAGGTTTCTGGTTGCCCGCATGATCTATCAGGACGGCGTCAACGGGCTCATCGCGCTTGGCGGGACCTTTGCTGCGG from Georhizobium profundi includes these protein-coding regions:
- a CDS encoding ParB/RepB/Spo0J family partition protein translates to MSEDTSKRRLGRGLAALIGEMDQPETTAPSRAKADSFVPIEHVTPNPNNPRRQFDPDDLKDLAASISQHGVVQPVVVRTRGAGRYEIIAGERRWRASQQAGLVEIPVIVRDVDDRTALELAIVENVQRADLNPLEEAQGYQQLIAEHGYTQNDLGDIIGKSRSHVANSLRLLKLPEIVRSMLAGGQLSSGHARAIAATSDPTKLAREIVSKGLSVRDAERLAQKDAEIGGAESEPTRAAASKDADTLALEQSLSNVLGLKVEVSHKSRGGHIRIDYKSLDQLDELCRLLGARS
- a CDS encoding ParA family protein, with the protein product MLNRIITIANQKGGVGKTTTAINLATALAAIGENVLVIDLDPQGNASTGLGIERKERRLSSYDLLTNSATLEEIVVPTAVPNLSIVPSTMDLLGVEMEISSASDRVLRVKKALQTDAARRYSYVLIDCPPSLNLLTINAMVAAHSILVPLQCEFFALEGLSQLLETVGQVRQTLNPALDIQGIVLTMYDARNNLAQQVVADVREHLGDKVYTTLIPRNVRVSEAPSYGKPAIIYDLKCAGSQAYLQLASEVIQRERRRRAA
- a CDS encoding MFS transporter produces the protein MGFDWAAQPFFTVVITFIFGPYFVSQLADDPVRGQAWWGYAIAFSGLLIAVLSPVLGAIADQTGARKRWIAAFACVKIVALVLLWNAEPGSALIYPFLLIVIASIAAEFSIVFNDAMIPSLMTSREIGRYSNIAWGLGYLGGMLVLICVVALMAASEETGLTLIGLPPIFGLDPAAGEAARATGPLAAVWYLVFILPMFLLTPDTPQVKPLGGAVRDGWSDLKATWGELRERKAILRFLVARMIYQDGVNGLIALGGTFAAAMFAWQTTEIGVFGIILNVVAIFGCLAASRLDRTVGSKVLVIISLVCLTIACIGIVSTGPGFTLFGWWQLGLEDSGGLFGTPAEKAYIFFGLLIGVAFGPVQASSRSFFARSVTPEEAGRYFGLYALAGRATSFLAPFTVATVTALSGSARLGMATLVLFLVVGLAILVATPYPANKPVPPSRPL
- a CDS encoding YggS family pyridoxal phosphate-dependent enzyme, with amino-acid sequence MSAVDNLAAIKQKISRAERKAEREAGDVELVAVSKTFEAEAIRPVIEAGQRVFGENRVQEAQAKWPALRAEFPDLELHLIGPLQSNKAADAVALFDVIETVDREKIAAALASECAKQNRQLQFYVQVNIGEEEQKAGISPIETLAFVERCRDVHKLDVVGLMCIPPVDEAPGPHFALLRKLAREAGVEKLSMGMSADFEIAIGFGATSVRVGSAIFGTR
- the lptE gene encoding LPS assembly lipoprotein LptE, which translates into the protein MSLSDIRRAIGRPVLRLTAGALCLGLSACQVTPLYADRSTPGYDMAARPAADIIIEAADDRVGQELRNELIFLLHGGAGQPADARYRVDLTVTRSDVGILRNPIDGRATGQNLTVRAEYQITDSATGDVVALRRQAVTTSYDRFEQGFADIRAARDAENRAARELAERLRADLALFLTTEAARGSNQGA
- the leuS gene encoding leucine--tRNA ligase, whose translation is MAIERYNPRETEPKWQARWAEDQVFETKDDAAGEKYYVLEMFPYPSGRIHMGHVRNYAMGDVVARYKRARGFNVLHPMGWDAFGMPAENAAIQNKVHPKEWTYQNIDTMRRQLKSMGLSLDWSREFATCDVEYYQRQQHLFLDFLEKGLVYRRESKVNWDPIDQTVLANEQVIDGRGWRSGALVEQRELTQWFFRITDFSEDLLTALDGLDRWPEKVRTMQKNWIGKSEGLVIRWEIDPATAPAGATELEVYTTRPDTLFGASFMAISPDHPLARQAAASNPELEAFCEECRRAGTSLAALETAEKKGFPTGIHVKHPFDASWTLPVYVANFVLMDYGTGAIFGCPSGDQRDLDFANRYGLPVTPVVMPKDADAASFQITETAYTGEGVMINSCFLDGMTPDEAFEEVAQRLAEREINGRPQAERKLNYRLRDWGISRQRYWGCPIPVIHCEACGVVPVPKADLPVQLPDDINFDKPGNPLDRHPTWRHVSCPQCGADARRETDTMDTFVDSSWYFARFTAPRADAPTEPQTANAWLPVDQYIGGIEHAILHLLYSRFFTRAMKATGHLDLDEPFKGLFTQGMVVHETYKGEAGWVAPADVRIEDVEGSRRATHLETGEALTIGSIEKMSKSKKNVVDPDDIIASFGADTARFFMLSDSPPERDVIWTESGVEGAHRFVQRVWRLVQESAPALSGIAPTAGASGPALEVSRAAHKALKAVGEDLERLSFNKAVARIYELTNALSVPLQSVAKGGAEPEMLAACREAVEILVHLIAPMTPHLAEECWSALGNDGMVSMAAWPDFDPALVVEDEILLPVQINGKKRGDLTIAREASQDDVKAAVLALDFVQAAMAGNEPRKIIIVPQRIVNVVV